In Salmo salar chromosome ssa24, Ssal_v3.1, whole genome shotgun sequence, the following proteins share a genomic window:
- the hs3st1l2 gene encoding heparan sulfate (glucosamine) 3-O-sulfotransferase 1-like 2, with protein sequence MLWTVLLALLVLLLLQTQLCVCLRVLRVAGYSSPSSSPSRNATKQRLPGAIIIGVRKGGTRALLEMLNLHPDVEVAKAEVHYFNVEEHYQRGLAWYRSQMPFTLPGQVTVEKTPGYFASPQVPQRVWEMNPAVRLLLIVRDPAERLVSDYTQVLHNRVTRHKPYKSLEELLLRQGHIVPAYKALQRSLYHQHLDRWLDVFPREQVHVVDGEALIRDPFPELQRAERFLDLLPRITPSNFYFNTTKGFYCLLSAGGHDKCLDESKGRPHAPLSSRAFRKLCRYFKEPNRLFFEMVGRFFSWC encoded by the exons ATGCTGTGGACTGTTCTCCTAGCCCTGCTGGTTCTCCTCCTACTGCAGACCCAGCTATGTGTCTGTCTACGGGTGCTCAGAGTTGCCGGCTATTCCTCCccctcatcctccccctctcGTAATGCCACCAAGCAGCGACTACCTGGAGCCATCATCATTGGCGTGCGTAAAGGTGGCACCAGGGCCCTCCTGGAGATGCTCAACCTCCATCCGGACGTAGAGGTGGCCAAGGCAGAG GTGCACTACTTCAACGTGGAAGAGCACTACCAGCGGGGGCTGGCGTGGTATCGTTCCCAGATGCCCTTCACCCTGCCTGGGCAAGTGACGGTGGAGAAAACCCCTGGCTACTTTGCCTCTCCCCAGGTCCCTCAGCGGGTCTGGGAGATGAACCCTGCTGTCCGACTCCTGCTGATCGTCCGGGACCCCGCTGAGCGCCTCGTCTCCGACTACACCCAGGTCCTCCATAATAGGGTGACCCGTCACAAGCCCTACAAGTCTCTAG AAGAGCTGCTGCTCCGCCAGGGCCACATTGTCCCGGCCTACAAAGCCCTGCAGAGGAGTCTGTACCACCAACACCTGGACCGCTGGCTGGATGTCTTCCCCAGGGAGCAGGTCCATGTGGTGGACGGAGAGGCCCTCATCAGAGACCCCTTCCCAGAGCTCCAGAGGGCGGAGAG GTTCCTGGACCTGCTGCCCCGCATCACTCCCTccaacttctacttcaacacaaCTAAAGGTTTCTACTGCCTCCTCTCTGCCGGGGGCCATGACAAGTGTCTGGATGAGTCCAAGGGCAGGCCCCACGCTCCTCTCAGCTCCCGGGCCTTCAGGAAGCTCTGCCGATACTTCAAAGAACCCAACCGCCTGTTCTTTGAAATGGTGGGACGTTTCTTCTCCTGGTGCTGA